Proteins from a genomic interval of Diceros bicornis minor isolate mBicDic1 chromosome 34, mDicBic1.mat.cur, whole genome shotgun sequence:
- the LOC131397267 gene encoding myeloid cell surface antigen CD33-like codes for MLLLMLLPALLWWREGAEGQREPWKNYKDYQLQVQRLVTVQEGLCVRVPCSFFYPQDGWNDSTPVHGYWFQEGADVFKDAPVATNNPDRKVQEETQGRFYLFRDPWTYNCSLDIRDARKKDNRKYFFKVERGNTVRYSYIRNQLSVPVTALTHTPDILIPGTPESGCPRNVTCSVPWACERDTPPIFSWTPAALTSLGPRTHLSSVLTLTPQPQEHGTNLTCQVTFPAAGVTVERTIQLNVTKRSGLMAEVVLVAIGEVALKTLLLLLCLIFLVMKSCRRKVMRPTGGVEDANSIQG; via the exons ATGCTTCTGCTGATGCTGCTGCCGGCCCTGCTCtggtggagggagggggctgAGGGCCAGAGGGAGCCCTGGAAAAATTACAAGGATTACCAACTGCAAGTGCAGAGGTTGGTTACAGTGCAGGAGGGTCTGTGTGTGCGGGTGCCCTGCTCCTTCTTCTACCCCCAGGACGGCTGGAATGACTCTACTCCAGTTCATGGCTACTGGTTCCAGGAAGGGGCTGATGTATTCAAGGATGCTCCAGTGGCAACAAATAACCCAGATAGAAAAGTGCAGGAGGAGACCCAGGGCCGATTCTACCTCTTCAGGGATCCCTGGACCTACAACTGCTCCCTCGACATCAGAGATGCCAGGAAGAAGGAcaacagaaaatacttttttaaagtgGAGAGGGGAAATACTGTGAGATATTCTTACATACGTAACCAGCTATCTGTACCTGTGACAG CCCTGACCCACACACCTGACATCCTCATCCCGGGCACCCCGGAGTCTGGCTGCCCCAGGAACGTgacctgctctgtgccctgggccTGTGAGCGGGACACGCCCCCCATCTTCTCCTGGACACCAGCTGCCCTCACCTCCCTGGGTCCAAGGACCCACCTCTCCTCAGTGCTCACCCTCACCCCACAGCCCCAGGAACACGGCACCAACCTCACCTGTCAGGTGACGTTCCCTGCAGCTGGTGTGACCGTGGAAAGAACCATCCAGCTAAATGTCACCA AGAGGTCAGGGCTCATGGCAGAGGTGGTTCTGGTGGCCATCGGGGAAGTGGCTCTGAagaccctgctcctcctcctctgcctcatcttcctcGT